In Thermodesulfobacteriota bacterium, one genomic interval encodes:
- a CDS encoding TraR/DksA C4-type zinc finger protein — protein sequence MDEYKELIDKLMIRRDELQEKLRKVEKSLRETHDKDSEEQAVERSHEEVVEVLEGSIRLELEQIYEAFSRIEKDTYGLCVVCEKPISVKRLEALPYTDRCIDCAQG from the coding sequence ATGGATGAGTATAAAGAATTGATTGACAAACTTATGATTAGACGCGATGAGCTTCAGGAAAAGCTCAGAAAGGTCGAGAAGTCCCTCAGGGAAACTCACGATAAGGATTCCGAAGAGCAGGCTGTAGAGCGGTCACATGAAGAAGTGGTAGAGGTGCTTGAGGGAAGCATTCGACTCGAATTAGAGCAAATTTACGAGGCTTTTAGTCGCATTGAAAAAGATACATACGGGCTATGTGTAGTCTGCGAAAAACCTATTTCTGTTAAACGGTTGGAAGCCCTTCCTTATACCGATCGCTGTATTGATTGTGCCCAGGGTTAA